The following proteins are co-located in the Macadamia integrifolia cultivar HAES 741 unplaced genomic scaffold, SCU_Mint_v3 scaffold2556, whole genome shotgun sequence genome:
- the LOC122066745 gene encoding probable magnesium transporter NIPA2 — MGLSSDNLKGLFLAISSSFFVGSSFIVKKKGLKKAEAKGRRAGSGGHSYLYEPLWWAGLLTMIIGEVANFAAYAFAPAILVTPLGALSIIFSAVLAHFILNEKLHIFGILGCFLCMVGSANIALHAPQEKSIESVKQLWQLATQPGFIVYTCIVLIMVLILIFLFVPKYGQKYMAVYIAICSLMGSLTVMSMKALGIALKLTISGSNQLKYFQTWFFTVVVVVCCVMQLNYLNKALDTFNTAVISPVYYVTFTSFTIIASMIMFKDQDSQNASQIATELCGFLTILSGTFLLHKTMDIGDAIALKLSIFASPNTEPNICKSPKNEPPNFSSPDNGPPNLNKSENEPYIFTNSKSTSR, encoded by the exons ATGGGTTTGTCTTCTGATAACTTGAAAGGCCTTTTCTTGGCCATTTCCTCTAGTTTTTTTGTTGGATCCAGCTTTATAGTGAAGAAGAAAGGCCTCAAGAAAGCAGAGGCTAAAGGACGAAGAGCag GTTCAGGGGGGCACTCGTACTTGTATGAGCCTTTGTGGTGGGCTGGGTTGCTGACAA TGATTATTGGTGAGGTAGCTAATTTTGCTGCTTATGCATTTGCTCCTGCAATTCTTGTAACTCCGCTGGGGGCTTTAAGTATTATTTTCAG CGCAGTGCTAGCTCATTTTATATTGAATGAGAAATTGCACATATTTGGCATTCTTGGCTGTTTTCTTTGTATGGTGGGCTCTGCCAATATTGCCTTACATGCTCCACAAGAAAAATCCATTGAATCAGTAAAGCAATTATGGCAACTAGCTACTCAGCCAG GTTTCATTGTCTACACTTGCATTGTTTTGATTATGGTTCTCATCCTCATTTTCTTGTTTGTGCCAAAATATGGGCAAAAATATATGGCAGTATACATTGCGATCTGCTCACTGATGGGATCTCTTACG GTTATGAGTATGAAAGCATTGGGAATTGCTCTGAAGTTGACAATTTCAGGATCGAATCAGCTCAAATACTTCCAGACATGGTTCTTCACTGTGGTGGTGGTTGTCTGTTGTGTCATGCAGCTGAACTATTTGAACAAG GCATTGGACACTTTTAACACTGCTGTTATATCTCCTGTCTACTATGTTACGTTCACCTCATTCACAATCATTGCCAGCATGATCATGTTTAAG GACCAGGACTCACAAAATGCATCACAAATTGCAACAGAATTGTGTGGCTTTCTGACCATTCTTTCTGGGACATTCCTCCTCCATAAGACCATGGATATAGGTGATGCTATCGCCCTAAAATTATCTATCTTTGCAAGTCCAAATACTGAACCCAATATCTGCAAAAGTCCCAAGAATGAACCTCCGAACTTCTCAAGTCCAGACAATGGACCTCCCAATCTTAACAAGTCCGAAAATGAACCTTATATCTTCACAAATTCAAAGTCAACCTCCAGATAG